One Thermococcus kodakarensis KOD1 genomic window carries:
- a CDS encoding 50S ribosomal protein L15e, which produces MGMYKYIREAWKSPKKSYVGELLKKRMIQWRRDPVVKRIERPTRLDRARSLGYQAKQGYVVVRVRVRRGGRKRPRWKGGRKPSKMGMVKYSPKKSLQWIAEEKAARKFPNLEVLNSYWVGEDGMYKWFEVIMVDPHHPVIKSDPKIAWIAGKAHKGRVFRGLTSAGKRSRGLLNKGKGAEKVRPSIRAHQGKGK; this is translated from the coding sequence ATGGGAATGTACAAGTACATTAGGGAAGCCTGGAAGAGCCCGAAGAAGAGCTACGTGGGAGAGCTCCTCAAGAAGAGGATGATCCAGTGGAGGAGGGACCCGGTAGTTAAGAGGATCGAGAGGCCGACGAGGCTTGACAGGGCCAGGAGCCTCGGCTACCAGGCCAAGCAGGGCTACGTTGTTGTCCGCGTCCGCGTTAGGAGGGGCGGAAGGAAGAGGCCCAGGTGGAAGGGCGGAAGGAAGCCGAGCAAGATGGGTATGGTCAAGTACTCACCGAAGAAGAGCCTCCAGTGGATAGCCGAGGAGAAGGCCGCTAGGAAGTTCCCGAACCTTGAGGTTCTCAACTCCTACTGGGTCGGCGAGGATGGTATGTACAAGTGGTTTGAGGTCATAATGGTTGACCCGCACCACCCGGTCATCAAGAGCGACCCGAAGATCGCCTGGATAGCCGGCAAGGCCCACAAGGGCAGGGTCTTCCGCGGTCTGACCAGCGCTGGTAAGAGGAGCCGCGGCCTGCTCAACAAGGGTAAGGGCGCCGAGAAGGTCAGGCCCAGCATAAGAGCCCACCAGGGTAAGGGTAAGTGA
- a CDS encoding M24 family metallopeptidase yields the protein MRIEKLAALMEEKGFSGALVSPGANFYYLTGLHIHEAGERLTVLAVNPDGEYHILAPSLYQNVIKDFPVTFWRDGENPYSKLGTIMKELGIGGKVLVENTMRADWLIGIFHSDNRFDPYPLNVLMRELRMRKDKEELKLMQKAAEVADRVFEEILSWDIVGMTEKELALKIELRIRELSDGISFQPIVASGENGANPHHEPGNRKIRKGDMVILDYGARWKGYCSDITRTVAIGKPDEKLLEIYRIVKEAQEDAFQSVREGIKAKEVDRAARETISKAGYGEYFTHRTGHGLGLDVHEEPYIGPDGEVVLKNGMTFTIEPGIYLPGLGGVRIEDDVAVINGRGKRLTRADRELVIL from the coding sequence ATGCGCATAGAAAAACTGGCTGCCCTGATGGAAGAAAAGGGCTTCAGCGGGGCTCTTGTAAGCCCCGGAGCGAACTTCTACTACCTCACAGGCCTTCACATCCATGAAGCGGGCGAGAGGCTGACGGTTCTTGCGGTCAACCCTGATGGGGAGTATCACATCCTCGCCCCGAGCCTCTATCAGAACGTCATAAAGGACTTTCCCGTTACGTTCTGGAGGGACGGCGAGAACCCGTACTCAAAGCTCGGGACGATAATGAAAGAGCTTGGAATCGGCGGGAAAGTTTTGGTCGAGAACACCATGCGCGCTGACTGGCTCATCGGGATTTTCCACAGCGACAACCGCTTCGATCCCTATCCCCTCAACGTGCTGATGAGGGAACTGAGAATGCGGAAGGACAAGGAGGAGCTTAAGCTTATGCAGAAGGCCGCCGAAGTGGCAGACAGGGTGTTCGAGGAAATACTGAGCTGGGACATCGTTGGAATGACCGAGAAGGAATTAGCTCTCAAGATAGAACTCAGGATAAGGGAGCTCAGCGACGGAATCTCCTTCCAGCCGATAGTGGCGAGCGGTGAGAACGGGGCGAACCCCCACCACGAGCCGGGCAACAGGAAGATACGCAAAGGGGACATGGTGATCCTCGACTACGGAGCGAGATGGAAGGGCTACTGCTCGGACATAACTAGGACAGTAGCCATCGGAAAGCCCGATGAAAAACTCCTCGAGATATACAGGATAGTGAAAGAAGCGCAGGAAGACGCCTTCCAGAGCGTCAGAGAAGGGATAAAGGCAAAAGAAGTTGACAGAGCCGCGAGGGAGACGATATCAAAAGCCGGCTATGGGGAGTACTTCACCCACAGAACCGGGCACGGCCTCGGTCTTGACGTTCATGAGGAACCATACATAGGACCGGATGGGGAAGTCGTCCTTAAAAACGGCATGACCTTCACAATAGAACCCGGGATATACCTTCCAGGCCTCGGAGGAGTCAGAATTGAGGACGACGTCGCTGTCATCAACGGCAGAGGAAAGAGACTGACCAGAGCGGACAGGGAGCTGGTGATCCTCTGA
- a CDS encoding potassium channel family protein, with the protein MKELEEIRNCLIEMKNLSSLMVDLAFSAVMYDSEDIADEVYILEEKMDELTLRVKKLALRAAKHEENPEKLLSVIEMATINEQISDSAYEIADLVLRDVEPHPIIRKIMHDVDEEIGRIKVNKGSILIGKPLKQLKLPTKVGVRLIAIKRGGRYIYNPSKDETIEEGDVLIAVGSGIDRLRELSNERGEEGEQIEEE; encoded by the coding sequence ATGAAAGAGCTTGAGGAAATACGGAACTGCCTCATCGAGATGAAGAACCTTTCATCACTCATGGTCGACCTCGCGTTTTCGGCCGTCATGTACGACAGCGAGGACATAGCTGACGAGGTCTACATCCTTGAGGAAAAGATGGACGAGCTGACACTGAGGGTCAAAAAGCTCGCCCTTAGAGCTGCGAAGCACGAAGAAAATCCTGAAAAACTACTCAGCGTCATAGAGATGGCGACCATAAACGAGCAGATAAGTGATTCGGCCTACGAGATCGCCGACCTCGTTCTTAGGGACGTGGAGCCTCACCCCATCATCAGGAAGATAATGCACGACGTCGATGAGGAAATAGGCCGGATAAAGGTTAACAAAGGTTCAATACTCATAGGAAAGCCCCTCAAGCAGCTTAAGCTCCCGACCAAGGTCGGAGTCAGGCTCATCGCCATCAAGAGGGGCGGAAGGTACATATACAACCCTTCAAAGGATGAGACCATCGAGGAGGGGGACGTGCTCATAGCCGTTGGCTCTGGTATTGACAGACTCAGAGAGCTGTCCAATGAAAGAGGTGAAGAAGGAGAGCAGATAGAGGAGGAATAG
- a CDS encoding potassium channel family protein, with product MEDFEEFEYRPKSVKEIFIEMKNIVELMVDLAYSAVLFNDKEIAEEVLDLEERMDLLNYHLMTHAVLAARNPKEAEQITSVLQMANSIEDISNAAGDLAKMVLEGLELHPVITEAILESEEIIAKIQVKPDSVLVGRTLGELALASNTGVWIIAVRRGKRWIIAPDGDFKIKPGDVLIGRGTHTSVEHLKEIARGVIRVVGDERA from the coding sequence ATGGAGGACTTTGAGGAGTTTGAGTATCGGCCCAAGAGCGTGAAGGAGATATTCATCGAGATGAAGAACATCGTCGAGCTCATGGTTGACCTCGCCTACAGTGCCGTGCTCTTCAACGACAAGGAGATTGCCGAAGAGGTGCTGGACCTGGAGGAGAGGATGGATCTCCTTAACTACCACCTCATGACCCACGCCGTTCTTGCCGCTAGGAATCCCAAAGAGGCAGAACAGATAACTTCAGTTCTCCAGATGGCAAACTCCATAGAGGACATCTCCAACGCCGCAGGGGATCTCGCCAAGATGGTGCTTGAGGGCCTTGAGCTTCACCCCGTTATCACGGAGGCAATACTCGAGAGTGAGGAGATAATAGCGAAGATCCAGGTAAAGCCTGACTCCGTCCTCGTGGGCAGGACTCTGGGAGAGCTGGCCCTGGCAAGCAATACTGGGGTCTGGATAATAGCGGTGAGAAGGGGCAAGAGATGGATAATAGCCCCTGACGGCGACTTCAAGATAAAGCCCGGAGACGTTTTGATCGGCAGGGGCACTCACACCTCCGTTGAGCACCTGAAGGAGATAGCCAGGGGAGTCATAAGGGTGGTAGGCGATGAAAGAGCTTGA
- a CDS encoding magnesium transporter, producing the protein MAVVRAWISEEFREFIREVMLASFPALLLCLLLDFFAGAFLGKFFDKIMNEYPIILVILPGLMGLRGNIYGSLASRFTTMLHLGEMTPTIKDRNVTKNVFISIILSLVPVLILWSIGAIKIRSLEIAIAVLLIIIASTVFAGIVLGYITALATIIPFKHEIDPDAVAAPIVTSAADLITVPLLVSFMLLYEKFSVEFYALFAAGLVLLGLLAKFSKIEKSDRRVLAEVLGVVGALALLSSVSGGLLETYSGLIYASVIFSVMYPAVLATTGNLGAIIGTKTSTRIHLGELEGFLNRKILVEILVYSAVGALLGLLANIIAILVVKVTLGARVGLVKPFLVLYPILIFGVMWMAYFMAIIFDRTGLDPDNATVPTITTIADIISTLFIVAVAHMIV; encoded by the coding sequence ATGGCAGTAGTCCGCGCTTGGATATCAGAGGAGTTCAGGGAGTTCATAAGGGAAGTAATGCTCGCTTCGTTTCCAGCGCTCCTGCTGTGCCTCCTGCTGGACTTCTTCGCGGGAGCTTTTCTAGGTAAGTTCTTCGACAAGATTATGAACGAATACCCCATAATCCTCGTTATTCTTCCCGGCCTCATGGGGCTCAGGGGAAACATCTACGGCTCGCTTGCCTCCCGCTTCACTACAATGCTCCATCTTGGTGAAATGACACCTACAATCAAAGACAGAAACGTCACGAAAAACGTTTTTATCTCAATCATCCTCTCTCTCGTCCCAGTTCTGATACTCTGGAGCATAGGTGCGATTAAAATAAGGAGCCTCGAGATAGCGATTGCCGTTCTGCTCATAATCATAGCCTCGACTGTTTTTGCCGGCATAGTGCTCGGCTACATAACGGCCCTCGCAACGATAATCCCCTTCAAACATGAGATTGACCCTGATGCCGTAGCGGCCCCCATAGTCACTTCCGCCGCCGACCTGATAACCGTTCCCCTCCTCGTCAGCTTTATGCTCCTCTATGAAAAATTTTCAGTTGAGTTCTACGCCCTCTTCGCGGCGGGGCTGGTTCTCCTCGGACTGCTCGCCAAGTTCTCAAAGATAGAGAAAAGCGATAGGAGAGTGCTCGCAGAAGTACTTGGGGTTGTGGGTGCCCTAGCACTCCTGTCTAGCGTCTCAGGAGGCCTCCTTGAGACTTACAGCGGGCTGATCTACGCCTCGGTGATATTCAGCGTCATGTATCCTGCCGTCCTGGCCACAACCGGCAACCTGGGCGCGATAATCGGTACAAAAACATCCACAAGGATCCACCTCGGAGAGCTGGAAGGCTTCCTCAACAGAAAGATTCTGGTTGAGATCCTCGTTTACAGCGCTGTGGGTGCGCTGCTGGGTTTGCTGGCCAACATCATAGCCATCCTCGTTGTGAAGGTGACCCTTGGAGCCAGAGTGGGTCTGGTAAAGCCTTTCCTGGTTCTCTATCCGATCCTCATCTTCGGCGTGATGTGGATGGCCTACTTCATGGCAATAATCTTTGACAGGACCGGCCTCGACCCGGACAACGCCACCGTGCCCACGATAACGACCATAGCCGACATAATCTCCACCCTCTTTATCGTTGCCGTTGCCCACATGATCGTCTAG